A DNA window from Phragmites australis chromosome 11, lpPhrAust1.1, whole genome shotgun sequence contains the following coding sequences:
- the LOC133884344 gene encoding cation-chloride cotransporter 1 isoform X3, with protein sequence MLAEYLGNNLLYPFYLGGGPYYLIGRALGPEVGVSIGLCFFLGNAVAGSMYVLGAVETFLDAVPSAGLFQKSVTVVNNTLVNGTETAATSTISTPSLHDLQVYGVIVTILLCFIVFGGVKIINKVAPAFLIPVLFSLLCIYLGVFIAPRHNAPKGITGLSITTIRDNWGSEYQRTNNAGVPDPNGSIYWDFNALVGLFFPAVTGIMAGSNRSASLKDTQRSIPIGTLSATLTTTAMYLFSVLLFGALATREELLTDRLLTATVAWPAPAVIYIGIILSTLGAALQSLTGAPRLLAAIANDDILPVLHYFKVSEGSEPHAATLFTAFICICCVVIGNLDLITPTITMFFLLCYAGVNLSCFLLDLLDAPSWRPRWKFHHWSLSLVGALLCVVIMFLISWSFTVVSLALASLIYYYVSIKGKAGDWGDGFKSAYFQLALRSLRSLGANQVHPKNWYPIPLIFCRPWGKLPENVPCHPKLADFANCMKKKGRGMSIFVSIMDGDYHELAEDAKTACRQLDAYIDYKRCEGVAEIIVAPSMSDGFRSIVQTMGLGNLKPNIVVMRYPEIWRRENLTQIPSTFVSIINDCIIANKAVVIVKGLDEWPNEYQRQYGTIDLYWIVRDGGLMLLLSQLLLTKESFESCKIQVFCISEEDADAEELKADVKKFLYDLRMQAEVIVVTMKSWESHMESSSGAQQDDSHEAYTSAQRRIRTYLDEMKETAQRERQTLMEDGRQVVVNEQKVDKFLYTMLKLNSMILRYSRMAAVVLVSLPPPPLNHPSYFYMEYMDLLVENVPRMLIVRGYMRDVVTFFT encoded by the exons ATGCTTGCAGAATATCTTGGGAATAATTTATTATATCCGTTTTACCTG GGTGGTGGACCATATTATCTTATAGGTCGTGCACTTGGTCCTGAAGTTGGAGTTAGTATTGGATTATGCTTCTTCCTTGGGAATGCAGTTGCTGGATCCAT GTATGTGCTTGGGGCGGTAGAAACCTTTCTTGATGCTGTTCCTTCTGCTGGTCTTTTCCAAA AGAGTGTAACTGTAGTCAACAACACATTAGTAAATGGTACAGAAACAGCTGCCACATCAACTATATCTACACCAAGCTTACATGATCTTCAAGTGTATGGTGTTATTGTGACCATACTGCTATGTTTTATTGTGTTTGGTGGTGTCAAAATCATCAACAAGGTTGCACCTGCCTTCTTAATACCAGTCCTGTTCTCGCTGTTGTGCATTTATCTTGGTGTCTTCATTGCACCAAGGCATAATGCTCCAA AGGGAATCACTGGGTTGAGTATAACCACAATTAGAGACAATTGGGGTTCAGAGTACCAACGTACAAACAATGCTGGAGTTCCTGATCCAAATGGATCTATATATTGGGATTTCAA TGCTTTGGTAGGTCTCTTTTTCCCAGCAGTCACTGGAATTATGGCTGGCTCAAACCGATCTGCTTCACTGAAAGATACACAACGTTCAATACCAATTGGCACATTATCTGCAACTCTTACAACAACTGCAATGTACCTGTTTTCTGTGCTTCTATTTGGAGCCTTGGCCACAAGGGAGGAGCTTCTAACTGATAG GCTTCTTACTGCTACTGTAGCGTGGCCTGCTCCTGCAGTGATTTACATTGGTATTATTCTGTCCACTTTAGGTGCAGCACTGCAGAGTTTGACAGGGGCTCCAAGGTTACTTGCAGCAATTGCAAATGATGACATTCTTCCAGTTCTTCATTACTTTAAAGTTTCTGAGGGCTCTGAGCCTCATGCAGCCACTTTATTCACAGCATTCATCTGTATTTGCTGTGTGGTTATTGGAAACTTGGATCTGATTACACCCACAATCACGATGTTTTTCCTCCTGTGCTATGCGGGTGTGAACCTGTCGTGCTTTCTGCTTGACCTCCTTGATGCTCCTAGTTGGCGCCCTCGGTGGAAATTTCACCATTGGAGCCTTTCACTTGTTGGTGCATTGCTTTGTGTTG TGATCATGTTTCTGATCTCTTGGTCTTTCACTGTTGTCTCCCTTGCTCTTGCAAGCCTCATCTATTACTATGTGAGCATAAAAGGGAAGGCTGGAGACTGGGGAGATGGATTCAAAAGTGCATACTTTCAGTTGGCACTACGAAGTCTCAGATCACTTGGAG CAAACCAAGTTCATCCTAAGAATTGGTACCCCATTCCTCTGATATTCTGCCGTCCATGGGGTAAACTTCCGGAAAATGTTCCTTGTCATCCAAAACTTGCAGATTTTGCTAATTGTATGAAGAAGAAGGGCCGTGGTATGTCGATTTTTGTCTCGATAATGGATGGCGATTATCATGAACTGGCTGAGGATGCGAAGACTGCATGCCGTCAGCTTGATGCTTACATTGACTACAAACGCTGTGAGGGTGTTGCAGAGATCATTGTAGCCCCCTCAATGTCTGATGGCTTCCGTAGCATTGTTCAGACAAtgggcctaggaaacttgaagCCGAACATTGTTGTAATGCGATACCCTGAGATCTGGCGACGTGAGAATTTGACACAGATACCGTCAACATTTGTCAGCATAATTAACGATTGCATTATCGCTAACAAGGCAGTTGTCATTGTGAAGGGGCTCGATGAGTGGCCTAATGAGTACCAGAGACAGTATGGGACTATTGACCTCTACTGGATTGTGAGAGATGGAGGGTTGATGCTTCTTCTGTCTCAGCTTCTGCTTACAAAAGAGAGCTTTGAAAGCTGTAAGATCCAAGTCTTCTGCATATCTGAAGAGGACGCTGATGCTGAGGAGCTGAAGGCTGATGTCAAAAAGTTCTTATACGATCTTAGGATGCAAGCTGAGGTCATTGTTGTCACCATGAAATCTTGGGAATCACATATGGAGAGCAGCAGTGGTGCTCAGCAGGATGACTCCCATGAGGCTTACACAAGTGCACAGCGAAGGATCAGGACATACCTCGACGAAATGAAGGAAACTGCACAAAGAGAAAGACAGACGCTAATGGAGGATGGGAGGCAAGTTGTTGTGAATGAGCAGAAGGTTGATAAATTCCTATACACAATGTTGAAGTTGAACTCCATGATACTCAGGTACTCCAGAATGGCAGCTGTGGTGCTTGTGAGCCTCCCCCCGCCACCACTGAATCATCCTTCATATTTCTACATGGAGTACATGGATTTGCTTGTAGAGAATGTCCCACGCATGTTAATAGTTAGGGGATACATGAGAGATGTTGTCACATTTTTCACATGA
- the LOC133884344 gene encoding cation-chloride cotransporter 1 isoform X2 produces MLAEYLGNNLLYPFYLVRIVGMAGVWQSLVLVSFCGACTFLTGISLSAIATNGAMKGGGPYYLIGRALGPEVGVSIGLCFFLGNAVAGSMYVLGAVETFLDAVPSAGLFQKSVTVVNNTLVNGTETAATSTISTPSLHDLQVYGVIVTILLCFIVFGGVKIINKVAPAFLIPVLFSLLCIYLGVFIAPRHNAPKGITGLSITTIRDNWGSEYQRTNNAGVPDPNGSIYWDFNALVGLFFPAVTGIMAGSNRSASLKDTQRSIPIGTLSATLTTTAMYLFSVLLFGALATREELLTDRLLTATVAWPAPAVIYIGIILSTLGAALQSLTGAPRLLAAIANDDILPVLHYFKVSEGSEPHAATLFTAFICICCVVIGNLDLITPTITMFFLLCYAGVNLSCFLLDLLDAPSWRPRWKFHHWSLSLVGALLCVVIMFLISWSFTVVSLALASLIYYYVSIKGKAGDWGDGFKSAYFQLALRSLRSLGANQVHPKNWYPIPLIFCRPWGKLPENVPCHPKLADFANCMKKKGRGMSIFVSIMDGDYHELAEDAKTACRQLDAYIDYKRCEGVAEIIVAPSMSDGFRSIVQTMGLGNLKPNIVVMRYPEIWRRENLTQIPSTFVSIINDCIIANKAVVIVKGLDEWPNEYQRQYGTIDLYWIVRDGGLMLLLSQLLLTKESFESCKIQVFCISEEDADAEELKADVKKFLYDLRMQAEVIVVTMKSWESHMESSSGAQQDDSHEAYTSAQRRIRTYLDEMKETAQRERQTLMEDGRQVVVNEQKVDKFLYTMLKLNSMILRYSRMAAVVLVSLPPPPLNHPSYFYMEYMDLLVENVPRMLIVRGYMRDVVTFFT; encoded by the exons ATGCTTGCAGAATATCTTGGGAATAATTTATTATATCCGTTTTACCTGGTAAG GATTGTAGGTATGGCAGGTGTATGGCAGTCGCTTGTTTTAGTTTCATTCTGTGGTGCGTGCACATTTTTAACTGGAATATCATTAAGTGCCATTGCAACGAATGGGGCAATGAAG GGTGGTGGACCATATTATCTTATAGGTCGTGCACTTGGTCCTGAAGTTGGAGTTAGTATTGGATTATGCTTCTTCCTTGGGAATGCAGTTGCTGGATCCAT GTATGTGCTTGGGGCGGTAGAAACCTTTCTTGATGCTGTTCCTTCTGCTGGTCTTTTCCAAA AGAGTGTAACTGTAGTCAACAACACATTAGTAAATGGTACAGAAACAGCTGCCACATCAACTATATCTACACCAAGCTTACATGATCTTCAAGTGTATGGTGTTATTGTGACCATACTGCTATGTTTTATTGTGTTTGGTGGTGTCAAAATCATCAACAAGGTTGCACCTGCCTTCTTAATACCAGTCCTGTTCTCGCTGTTGTGCATTTATCTTGGTGTCTTCATTGCACCAAGGCATAATGCTCCAA AGGGAATCACTGGGTTGAGTATAACCACAATTAGAGACAATTGGGGTTCAGAGTACCAACGTACAAACAATGCTGGAGTTCCTGATCCAAATGGATCTATATATTGGGATTTCAA TGCTTTGGTAGGTCTCTTTTTCCCAGCAGTCACTGGAATTATGGCTGGCTCAAACCGATCTGCTTCACTGAAAGATACACAACGTTCAATACCAATTGGCACATTATCTGCAACTCTTACAACAACTGCAATGTACCTGTTTTCTGTGCTTCTATTTGGAGCCTTGGCCACAAGGGAGGAGCTTCTAACTGATAG GCTTCTTACTGCTACTGTAGCGTGGCCTGCTCCTGCAGTGATTTACATTGGTATTATTCTGTCCACTTTAGGTGCAGCACTGCAGAGTTTGACAGGGGCTCCAAGGTTACTTGCAGCAATTGCAAATGATGACATTCTTCCAGTTCTTCATTACTTTAAAGTTTCTGAGGGCTCTGAGCCTCATGCAGCCACTTTATTCACAGCATTCATCTGTATTTGCTGTGTGGTTATTGGAAACTTGGATCTGATTACACCCACAATCACGATGTTTTTCCTCCTGTGCTATGCGGGTGTGAACCTGTCGTGCTTTCTGCTTGACCTCCTTGATGCTCCTAGTTGGCGCCCTCGGTGGAAATTTCACCATTGGAGCCTTTCACTTGTTGGTGCATTGCTTTGTGTTG TGATCATGTTTCTGATCTCTTGGTCTTTCACTGTTGTCTCCCTTGCTCTTGCAAGCCTCATCTATTACTATGTGAGCATAAAAGGGAAGGCTGGAGACTGGGGAGATGGATTCAAAAGTGCATACTTTCAGTTGGCACTACGAAGTCTCAGATCACTTGGAG CAAACCAAGTTCATCCTAAGAATTGGTACCCCATTCCTCTGATATTCTGCCGTCCATGGGGTAAACTTCCGGAAAATGTTCCTTGTCATCCAAAACTTGCAGATTTTGCTAATTGTATGAAGAAGAAGGGCCGTGGTATGTCGATTTTTGTCTCGATAATGGATGGCGATTATCATGAACTGGCTGAGGATGCGAAGACTGCATGCCGTCAGCTTGATGCTTACATTGACTACAAACGCTGTGAGGGTGTTGCAGAGATCATTGTAGCCCCCTCAATGTCTGATGGCTTCCGTAGCATTGTTCAGACAAtgggcctaggaaacttgaagCCGAACATTGTTGTAATGCGATACCCTGAGATCTGGCGACGTGAGAATTTGACACAGATACCGTCAACATTTGTCAGCATAATTAACGATTGCATTATCGCTAACAAGGCAGTTGTCATTGTGAAGGGGCTCGATGAGTGGCCTAATGAGTACCAGAGACAGTATGGGACTATTGACCTCTACTGGATTGTGAGAGATGGAGGGTTGATGCTTCTTCTGTCTCAGCTTCTGCTTACAAAAGAGAGCTTTGAAAGCTGTAAGATCCAAGTCTTCTGCATATCTGAAGAGGACGCTGATGCTGAGGAGCTGAAGGCTGATGTCAAAAAGTTCTTATACGATCTTAGGATGCAAGCTGAGGTCATTGTTGTCACCATGAAATCTTGGGAATCACATATGGAGAGCAGCAGTGGTGCTCAGCAGGATGACTCCCATGAGGCTTACACAAGTGCACAGCGAAGGATCAGGACATACCTCGACGAAATGAAGGAAACTGCACAAAGAGAAAGACAGACGCTAATGGAGGATGGGAGGCAAGTTGTTGTGAATGAGCAGAAGGTTGATAAATTCCTATACACAATGTTGAAGTTGAACTCCATGATACTCAGGTACTCCAGAATGGCAGCTGTGGTGCTTGTGAGCCTCCCCCCGCCACCACTGAATCATCCTTCATATTTCTACATGGAGTACATGGATTTGCTTGTAGAGAATGTCCCACGCATGTTAATAGTTAGGGGATACATGAGAGATGTTGTCACATTTTTCACATGA
- the LOC133884344 gene encoding cation-chloride cotransporter 1 isoform X1 encodes MENVGIEEVDDALPVPAPPNGRRYRPVGSSDRAVVQMTSMEPGSSSSAAINAAVTPQPPRNLKPGANLTIDPSMREGSPDDHAISGESQGDSKLELFGFDSLVNILGLKSMTGEQIQAPSSPMDGEDVAITIGRLKETGPKFGTMMGVFVPCLQNILGIIYYIRFTWIVGMAGVWQSLVLVSFCGACTFLTGISLSAIATNGAMKGGGPYYLIGRALGPEVGVSIGLCFFLGNAVAGSMYVLGAVETFLDAVPSAGLFQKSVTVVNNTLVNGTETAATSTISTPSLHDLQVYGVIVTILLCFIVFGGVKIINKVAPAFLIPVLFSLLCIYLGVFIAPRHNAPKGITGLSITTIRDNWGSEYQRTNNAGVPDPNGSIYWDFNALVGLFFPAVTGIMAGSNRSASLKDTQRSIPIGTLSATLTTTAMYLFSVLLFGALATREELLTDRLLTATVAWPAPAVIYIGIILSTLGAALQSLTGAPRLLAAIANDDILPVLHYFKVSEGSEPHAATLFTAFICICCVVIGNLDLITPTITMFFLLCYAGVNLSCFLLDLLDAPSWRPRWKFHHWSLSLVGALLCVVIMFLISWSFTVVSLALASLIYYYVSIKGKAGDWGDGFKSAYFQLALRSLRSLGANQVHPKNWYPIPLIFCRPWGKLPENVPCHPKLADFANCMKKKGRGMSIFVSIMDGDYHELAEDAKTACRQLDAYIDYKRCEGVAEIIVAPSMSDGFRSIVQTMGLGNLKPNIVVMRYPEIWRRENLTQIPSTFVSIINDCIIANKAVVIVKGLDEWPNEYQRQYGTIDLYWIVRDGGLMLLLSQLLLTKESFESCKIQVFCISEEDADAEELKADVKKFLYDLRMQAEVIVVTMKSWESHMESSSGAQQDDSHEAYTSAQRRIRTYLDEMKETAQRERQTLMEDGRQVVVNEQKVDKFLYTMLKLNSMILRYSRMAAVVLVSLPPPPLNHPSYFYMEYMDLLVENVPRMLIVRGYMRDVVTFFT; translated from the exons ATGGAGAACGTGGGGATCGAGGAAGTGGACGACGCGCTGCCGGTGCCCGCACCGCCGAACGGGCGGCGGTACCGGCCGGTGGGGTCGAGCGACCGCGCCGTCGTCCAGATGACCTCCATGGAGccgggctcctcctcctctgcggCCATCAATGCAGCCGTGACGCCCCAGCCTCCGAG GAACCTTAAGCCTGGTGCTAATCTAACTATAGATCCAAGCATGCGAGAAGGTTCTCCTGATGATCATGCTATATCTGGTGAATCTCAAGGGGATTCTAAGCTAGAGCTCTTTGGTTTTGACTCTCTTGTAAATATTTTGGGCCTCAAGAG CATGACAGGAGAACAGATTCAGGCGCCTTCAAGTCCTATGGATGGCGAGGATGTAGCAATTACCATTGGGCGTCTGAAG GAAACTGGACCTAAGTTTGGTACCATGATGGGTGTTTTTGTTCCATGCTTGCAGAATATCTTGGGAATAATTTATTATATCCGTTTTACCTG GATTGTAGGTATGGCAGGTGTATGGCAGTCGCTTGTTTTAGTTTCATTCTGTGGTGCGTGCACATTTTTAACTGGAATATCATTAAGTGCCATTGCAACGAATGGGGCAATGAAG GGTGGTGGACCATATTATCTTATAGGTCGTGCACTTGGTCCTGAAGTTGGAGTTAGTATTGGATTATGCTTCTTCCTTGGGAATGCAGTTGCTGGATCCAT GTATGTGCTTGGGGCGGTAGAAACCTTTCTTGATGCTGTTCCTTCTGCTGGTCTTTTCCAAA AGAGTGTAACTGTAGTCAACAACACATTAGTAAATGGTACAGAAACAGCTGCCACATCAACTATATCTACACCAAGCTTACATGATCTTCAAGTGTATGGTGTTATTGTGACCATACTGCTATGTTTTATTGTGTTTGGTGGTGTCAAAATCATCAACAAGGTTGCACCTGCCTTCTTAATACCAGTCCTGTTCTCGCTGTTGTGCATTTATCTTGGTGTCTTCATTGCACCAAGGCATAATGCTCCAA AGGGAATCACTGGGTTGAGTATAACCACAATTAGAGACAATTGGGGTTCAGAGTACCAACGTACAAACAATGCTGGAGTTCCTGATCCAAATGGATCTATATATTGGGATTTCAA TGCTTTGGTAGGTCTCTTTTTCCCAGCAGTCACTGGAATTATGGCTGGCTCAAACCGATCTGCTTCACTGAAAGATACACAACGTTCAATACCAATTGGCACATTATCTGCAACTCTTACAACAACTGCAATGTACCTGTTTTCTGTGCTTCTATTTGGAGCCTTGGCCACAAGGGAGGAGCTTCTAACTGATAG GCTTCTTACTGCTACTGTAGCGTGGCCTGCTCCTGCAGTGATTTACATTGGTATTATTCTGTCCACTTTAGGTGCAGCACTGCAGAGTTTGACAGGGGCTCCAAGGTTACTTGCAGCAATTGCAAATGATGACATTCTTCCAGTTCTTCATTACTTTAAAGTTTCTGAGGGCTCTGAGCCTCATGCAGCCACTTTATTCACAGCATTCATCTGTATTTGCTGTGTGGTTATTGGAAACTTGGATCTGATTACACCCACAATCACGATGTTTTTCCTCCTGTGCTATGCGGGTGTGAACCTGTCGTGCTTTCTGCTTGACCTCCTTGATGCTCCTAGTTGGCGCCCTCGGTGGAAATTTCACCATTGGAGCCTTTCACTTGTTGGTGCATTGCTTTGTGTTG TGATCATGTTTCTGATCTCTTGGTCTTTCACTGTTGTCTCCCTTGCTCTTGCAAGCCTCATCTATTACTATGTGAGCATAAAAGGGAAGGCTGGAGACTGGGGAGATGGATTCAAAAGTGCATACTTTCAGTTGGCACTACGAAGTCTCAGATCACTTGGAG CAAACCAAGTTCATCCTAAGAATTGGTACCCCATTCCTCTGATATTCTGCCGTCCATGGGGTAAACTTCCGGAAAATGTTCCTTGTCATCCAAAACTTGCAGATTTTGCTAATTGTATGAAGAAGAAGGGCCGTGGTATGTCGATTTTTGTCTCGATAATGGATGGCGATTATCATGAACTGGCTGAGGATGCGAAGACTGCATGCCGTCAGCTTGATGCTTACATTGACTACAAACGCTGTGAGGGTGTTGCAGAGATCATTGTAGCCCCCTCAATGTCTGATGGCTTCCGTAGCATTGTTCAGACAAtgggcctaggaaacttgaagCCGAACATTGTTGTAATGCGATACCCTGAGATCTGGCGACGTGAGAATTTGACACAGATACCGTCAACATTTGTCAGCATAATTAACGATTGCATTATCGCTAACAAGGCAGTTGTCATTGTGAAGGGGCTCGATGAGTGGCCTAATGAGTACCAGAGACAGTATGGGACTATTGACCTCTACTGGATTGTGAGAGATGGAGGGTTGATGCTTCTTCTGTCTCAGCTTCTGCTTACAAAAGAGAGCTTTGAAAGCTGTAAGATCCAAGTCTTCTGCATATCTGAAGAGGACGCTGATGCTGAGGAGCTGAAGGCTGATGTCAAAAAGTTCTTATACGATCTTAGGATGCAAGCTGAGGTCATTGTTGTCACCATGAAATCTTGGGAATCACATATGGAGAGCAGCAGTGGTGCTCAGCAGGATGACTCCCATGAGGCTTACACAAGTGCACAGCGAAGGATCAGGACATACCTCGACGAAATGAAGGAAACTGCACAAAGAGAAAGACAGACGCTAATGGAGGATGGGAGGCAAGTTGTTGTGAATGAGCAGAAGGTTGATAAATTCCTATACACAATGTTGAAGTTGAACTCCATGATACTCAGGTACTCCAGAATGGCAGCTGTGGTGCTTGTGAGCCTCCCCCCGCCACCACTGAATCATCCTTCATATTTCTACATGGAGTACATGGATTTGCTTGTAGAGAATGTCCCACGCATGTTAATAGTTAGGGGATACATGAGAGATGTTGTCACATTTTTCACATGA